The Streptomyces sp. NBC_01463 DNA window GGTCGATGTCGCCGTCGTCGAGGTCGGCATGGGCGGCAGCTGGGACGCGACCAACGTGATCGACTCCTCGGTCGCCGTCGTCACGCCGATCTCCCTGGACCACACCGACCGGCTGGGCTCCACGCCCGGTGAGATCGCGGTGGAGAAGTCCGGGATCATCAAGCAGGGCGCGACGGTCATCCTGGCCCAGCAGCCCGTCGACGCCGCCCAGGTGATGCTGAAGAAGGCCGTCGAGGTCGACGCGACCGTGGCCCGCGAGGGCATGGAGTTCGGCGTCGTCTCCCGGGAGATCGCGGTCGGCGGCCAGCTGCTGACGCTGCGCGGTCTCGGCGGTGAGTACGACAACATCTTCCTTCCGCTGTACGGCGCCCACCAGGCACGCAACGCGGTGGTGGCGCTCTGCGCCGTCGAGGCGTTCTTCGGCATCGGAGCCGAGCAGACCGGATCGCTCGACGCCGACATCATCCGCAAGGCCTTCGCCGCGGTGATCTCGCCGGGCCGCCTCGAAGTCGTCCGCTCCAGCCCTACCGTCGTCCTGGACGCCGCGCACAACCCGGCCGGCGCCCTCGCCACCGCCGAGGGGCTCTCCGAGGCCTTCGGCTTCTCCCGGCTGATCGGTGTGGTCGGGGCCAGCGGCGACAAGGACGTCCGCGGGCTCCTGGAGGCCTTCGAGCCGATCTTCGCCGAGGTCGTCGTCACCCAGAACTCCAGCGGCCGCGCGATGGACGCGGACGAGCTCGCCGCGGTCGCCGTCGAGGTCTTCGGCAACGACCGGGTCCAGGTGGAGCCCCGTCTGGACGACGCGCTGGAGGCGGCGATCACCCTCGCCGAGGAAGAGGACGAGTACGCGGGCGCCGGGGTGCTGGTGACCGGATCCGTGATCACGGTCGGCGAGGCCCGGCTGCTTCTGGGAAGGGGCTGACCGGCATGCGGACGCTCTGCGCATCGACGCTGATCGGTGAGTTCTTCGTGATCGGGTTCGCCGGACTCGTCGCGATGAAGTCCGACGACCTGACGTCCGCCACGGTCTGGACGGTCTGCGGCATCGGCATGCTGCTCTCCGTGCTGCTCTGCGGGATGATCACCCGCCCCGGCGGCATACAGCTTGGCTGGGCGCTCCAGATCGCGCTGGTCGTCAGCGGCTTCGTGGTCCCGATGATGTTCATCCTCGGACTGGTCTTCGGCGGGCTGTGGTGGGCCTCGGTGCACTACGGCCGCAAGATCGACGAGGTGAAGGCCCGGTGGGCCGCGCAGGAGGCGGCGCAGACACCGGCCGGCTGATCCGGGTGCCGGGCCGCGACACACCCGGCATGCGGAGTACCGGCCCGGCGGCCAAACCCGGGCGCCGGCCCGTCACCGCACCCCTGTAACCTCGCTTCACCGCACCCGTATGCCTGCAAGGAGCCGCACATGACCCAGCGCACCCTCGTTCTTCTCAAGCCCGACGCCGTCCGTCGCGGTCTGGTCGGCGAAATCGTCGGCCGCATCGAGCGCAAGGCCGGCTGGAAGATCACGGCGCTGGAGCTGCGTACCCTCGACCGCGCCACCCTGGAGCAGCACTACGCCGAGCACGTCGGGCGCCCGTTCTACGAGCCGCTCGTCGAGTTCATGCAGTCCGGCCCGGTCGTCGCGCTGGTCGCCGAGGGCGAGCGGGTCATCGAGGGCGTCCGCGCCTTGGCGGGTCCCACCGACCCGATCGCCGCCGCGCCCGGATCGATCCGTGGCGACTTCGGCACCATCACCCGGGAGAACCTCATCCACGCCTCGGACTCCGAGGAGTCCGCGGAGCGAGAAATGAAGCTGTTCTTTCCGGGACTTTCCTGACCTCGGATCAGCCGAACAGCGCTCATGACCTGGGGCGACCGAAGTAATTCGGTCGCCCTTCGGCATAGGGTCCCGGATCGCGGGAACGCATCACCCCGACGTAACGTCACCATGAGTGGAACGGCCACCCGTTCTGCTCAGCATGGCGAAGGACCCTCGCGCTGTGTCGGTGTATCCGGCACTACGATGGAAGCTTCCACGCCCGCAGCGCTCACCTCGCCTACCAAAACAAGCCATCACCGCTTTCGCTTGGGAAGGCCCGACGCATCCTCATGGGGAACAAGGGGAACTCAATGTCGTTCATCGGCCGTGACATGGCTATCGACCTCGGGACTGCCAACACGCTGGTGTACGTCAGGGGGCGCGGCATCGTTCTGAACGAGCCGTCCGTCGTGGCCATCAACACCAACACCGGCGGCATCCTCGCGGTCGGCGCCGAGGCCAAGAAGATGATCGGCCGTACACCGGGCAACATCGTTGCCGTACGGCCCCTGAAGGACGGCGTGATCGCCGACTTCGAGATCACGGAGCGGATGCTCCGCTACTTCATCCTGAAGATCCACAAGCGCCGCTACCTGGCCCGCCCGCGGGTCGTCGTCTGCGTGCCCTCCGGCATCACCGGGGTCGAGCGACGCGCCGTCATCGAGGCGTCGACGCAGGCCGGCGCCCGTCAGGTGCACATCATCGAGGAGCCCATGGCGGCGGCCATCGGCTCGGGCCTGCCGGTCCACGAGGCCACCGGCAACATGGTCGTCGACATCGGTGGCGGCACCACCGAGGTCGCGGTCATCTCGCTCGGCGGAATCGTCACTGCCCAGTCGATCCGGGTCGCCGGTGACGAACTGGACAACGCGATCATCCAGCACATCAAGAAGGAGTACTCGCTCCTGCTCGGTGAGCGCACCGCCGAACAGATCAAGATCACCATCGGTTCGGCGTTCGAGCTGGAGAAGGACGAGCACACCGAGATCCGGGGCCGCGACCTCGTCTCGGGGCTGCCCAAGACCGTGGTCATCTCCGCCACCGAGGTCCGCAAGGCCATCGAGGAGCCGGTCAACGCGATCGTCGACGCGGTCAAGACGACGCTGGACAAGTGCCCGCCGGAGCTCTCCGGCGACGTCATGGACCGCGGCATCGTCCTGACCGGTGGCGGCGCGCTGCTGCGCGGCCTGGACGAGCGGCTGCGCCACGAGACGGGCATGCCGATCCACATCGCCGAGGACCCGCTGGACTCCGTCGCACTCGGATCCGGCAAGTGCGTCGAGGAGTTCGAGGCGCTCCAGCAGGTGCTGGACGCCCAGCCCCGGCGCTAGAAATTCCACGGCCCTCCGCGCGGACGCTGCCGCTCCGCGCGGAGGATCGTTGATATACAGGCACGAACATTCCTACGAGGAAGGCACGGCCGCCGCACGTGAGGGACACACGAGAGAGCCGGCTGCTCCTGGTGCTGCTGATCGCCATCGCATTCGCACTGATCACGGTGGACATCCGCGGCGGCGAGGCGTCACCGGTGGACGGCGCCCGGCAGGCCGCCGCCACGGTCTTCGGACCGGTGGAGAACGGCGTGGCGGCAGCCGTCGACCCGGTGGGCAACGCCATAGGGGCGGTACGCGCCTCCGGCACCCGCCACGACAAGATCGCCGCGCTGGAGAAGCAGAACGCCGAGCTCAAGGCCCGGCTGGGCAGCGACGACCGCAACCGCAGCCGGGTCCGCGAGCTCGACAAGATGCTCAAGAAGTCCGATGCCGGCCAGTACGGCATCAAGGCCGCCGAGGTCATCGCCATAGGGCCCGCCCAGGGCTTCTCCTGGACGGTCACCATCGACGCCGGCTCCAAGGACGGCCTCAAGCGCGACATGACCGTACTCAACGGTGACGGACTCGTCGGCCGCGTCACCACCGTCGGCCCGGACACCGCGACGGTGCTCCTGGCCAACGACCCCGACTTCACCGTCGGCACCCGGATGGAGTCCACCGACGAACTCGGCTTCGCCACCGGCCAGGGCTCGCGCCCGCTGTCCGTCCAGTTCCTGAACGGCAAGGCCAAGGTGAAGAAGGGCGACCGCCTCGTCACGTTCGGGTCCAGCAAGGACAAGCCGTTCGTGCCCGGCGTCCCGGTCGGCGAGGTCGTCCGGGTCGACCCGTCCGGCGGCGACCTGACCCGAACGGTCTACGTCCAGCCGTACGTCGGCTTCACCAAGCTCGACATCGTCGGCATCGTCGTCCAGGCACCGCGCGAGGACCCCCGCGACACGGTCCTGCCGAAGAAGCCCGTCAAGGCGGCCAAGCCGAAGCCCACCCCGACCGTCACCGTCACCATCTCGCCCAACGGCGACCTCGTCGACACCAACGGCAACGTCGTCGGGAACATCCACGAGAGCGCGGACCCCAGCGGCAGCCCGAGCCCCAGCGGGAACGCCACACCGAACGCCGACAACGCGGTAAACGAACAGAGGTAGAGCTGATCCCCATGCACGTCAACCGGACTCTGCTCTCCATCGTTCTGGTCGTGATCGCCCTCGTCGTCCAGGTCTCCGTCCTCGCCCGGCTCCAGCTCCCCGGCGCCGTACCCGATCTGCTGCTCATGGTCGTCCTCGGCCTGGCCTTCGTGTACGGGCACGTCAGCGGGGCCCTCATCGGCTTCGGTGCGGGTCTCCTCGCCGACCTGGCACCCCCGGCGGACCACGCCGCGGGGCGCTACGCCCTGGTCCTGTGCGTCATCGGCTACCTCGCCGGACTGGCCCGGCCGGAGAACGGCCAGCTCAAGTCCGCGTTCCTGCCGATGGCCGTGGTCGTCGCCGCGGCCATCGGCTCGACCCTGCTGTACGCGGGCGTCGGCGCCCTCGTCGGTGACACGGCGGCCCGCCATGTGGGTCTGGGCAGCCTGCTGTTCACCGCGGCCGTCTACGACCTGCTCCTCGCCCCGTTCACCGTCCCGCTGATCATGGCGATCGCCAGACGCACGGTGAACGACCCGCTCACCGAGTCCTCCTCCGGCCGGGGCGACGTCGCGGCCGGCTGGCTCGCCGCGGGCACCGGGCTGCGGATCGGCAGCCAGCGCGGCGGACTGCGCGTCAAGGCCGCCCGCAACCGCGCCGCACGCGCCGGACGGATCAAGGGAGTCAAGCGACTGTGACCCTGCATTGCCCGGGGACCGCCCACCGCGTCCCCAGCCCGACCACCACCGGGGGCGCCCCGTGAGCAACATCCCCGAGACGGGCCGGACCCAGCGGGTCCAGATCCGCCTCATCGTCATCCAGGTCCTCGTCTTCTCCCTGCTGCTCACCCTCGGCGGCCGCCTCTGGTACCTCCAGATCCGCAACGGCCAGGAGTACTCGGACGAGGCGAAGAACAACCACGTCCAGCAGGTCGTCCAGCCCGCCGCCCGCGGCTCCATCCTCGACGCGCGCGGTGTGCCGCTCGCCGACAACGAGACCCGCCTCGTCGTCTCCGCCAGCCGCACCGAGCTGCTGAAGATGGACGACGACGGCCAGGCCGTCCTGACCCGGCTCGCCGAAGTCCTCGACATGAAGCCGAAGGACGTCATCGACAAGGTCCGGCTCTGCGACGCGAAGACCCCGCAGCCCTGCTGGAACGGCTCGCCCTACCAGCCGATCCCCGTCACCGACGAGGCCACCACCCAGCAGGCCCTCCAGATCCGTGAGCGCGCCGAGGACTTCCCCGGCATCACCGCCGAGCCCACCGCCGTCCGCCGCTACGCCGCGCCCGGCAAGGCGAACACCGCCCAGGTCCTCGGCTACCTCTCGCCCGTCACGGACGACGAGATCACCAAGGCCCAGGACAGCGACTCGCCCTACCTGCGCTCCGACCAGGTCGGCCGCTCCGGCCTGGAGCGCACGTACGACAAGGAACTGCGCGGCAAGGCGGGCGTCACCCGCTACGAGGTCGACAACCTCGGCCGGGTCATCGGCCAGGCCAAGAACGACAAGGCCGAGGCCGGCGCGAGCGTCGTCACCTCCATCGACGCCCGGGTGCAGGCCGTCGCCGAGTACGAGCTCAACCAGGCCATGAAGACGGCCCGCAAGGAGTTCGACACCAACACCGGTACGAACTACAAGGCCGACTCCGGCGCCGTCGTCGTCATGGAGGCCAAGACCGGCCGGGTCGTCTCCATGGCCTCGCTGCCCAGCTACGACCCGAACGCCTGGGTCGGCGGCATCTCCGGCAAGGACTACGCGAAGCTGACGGGCAAGAACTCCAACTTCCCGCTGCTGAACCGGGCCATCCAGGGCCAGGCCGCCCCCGGCTCCATCTTCAAGGTCATCTCCTCGACCGCCGCGGTCAACGCCGGATACCCCTTCGACGGCAACTACCCCTGCCCCAGCTCGTACTCCATCGGCGGCCAGACCTTCAAGAACTTCGAGTCCCAGGGCTACGGCAACATCACCATCGGCCGCGCCCTGGAGGTCTCCTGCGACACCGTGTACTACGGCATCGCGCACAAGGAGTGGCAGAAGGACGGCGGCAACAGCCCCAAGAAGAAGCCCAACGACTGGTTCTACAAGACCGCCCACCAGTTCGGTCTCGGCAAGGAGACCGGCATCGACCTCCCCAACGAGGTCAGCGGCCGGGTCCCGGACCGTGAGTGGAAGAAGAACTTCGCCAAGGCCAACCACGACGCCTGGTGCAAGCAGGGCAAGAAGGGCGGCACGTACGTCGAGCAGATCGCGTACGAGAACTGCCTCGAAGGCGACAAGATGCGCGCCGGTGACTCCGTCAACTACTCGATCGGCCAGGGCGACACCCTCGTCACCCCGATCCAGATGGCGACCATCTACGCGGCCATCTCCAACGGCGGCACGCTCTACGACCCCACCGTCGGCAAGGCGATCGTCAGCGGCGACGGCAGGACGGTCGAGGAGATCGAGCCGAAGTCGCACGGCAAGCTGCCCTTCACCAAGAAGACGCGCAACGAAATAGACGAAGCCCTCGCGGGTGTCGCGACCCGCGGCTCCGCCGCCTGGCGATTCGGCGGCTGGCCGCAGGACAAGATCCCGATGCACGCCAAGACGGGCACGGCCGAGGTCTACGGCAAGCAGACGACCTCCTGGTTCGCCACGTACACCAAGGACTACTCGATCGTCATGACGATCTCCCAGGGCGGTACGGGTTCCGGAGCGTCCGGGCCCGCCGTCCGCAACATCTACAACGCGCTCTACGGCCTCGACGCCTCGGGCAAGCAGGACCTCAAGAAGGCCCTGCTGCCGGCGCCGCAGAAGTCCCTGCCGAAGATCCAGACGGACGGCACCATCGACGCCCCGAAGGTCAAGCCCTACGACCCCGAGTCGCAGAAGCCGCCGGGCGAGCAGACGCTGGCAGCGGTGCTGGGGAGGCGTGACTGATGGCCGGTTTCTCCGTCCAGCGCTACGCCCCCGACCGCGGGGCCTGGGGCAGGCTCACCGCCCGTGACTCCGTCGTGCGCCGCCTCGACTGGCCGCTCCTCGGCTCGGCCGTCGCGCTCTCGTTCATCGGCTCGCTGCTCGTCTACTCGGCGACCCGGGGACGCGACTCGCTCACCCACGGCGATCCGTACTACTTCCTCTTCCGCCACGCCCTCAACACGGGCATCGGCTTCGCCCTGATGGTCGGCACGATCTGGCTCGGCCACCGCACCCTGCGCGGCGCGGTGCCGATCCTCTACGGGCTGTCCGTCCTCCTCGTGATGGCGGTCCTCACCCCGCTGGGCGCCACCGTCAACGGCGCCCACGCCTGGATCCTGCTGCCCGGCGGCTTCTCCCTGCAGCCCTCCGAGTTCACCAAGATCACGATTATTCTCGGCATGGCGATGCTGCTCGCCGAACGCGTCGACGCGGGCGACCAGCTGCACCCCGACCACCGCACCGTCGCCAAGGCCCTCGGCCTCGCGGCGCTCCCGATGGCCGTCGTCATGGGGATGCCGGACCTCGGCTCCGTGATGGTCATGGTCGTCATCGTGCTCGGCGTACTGCTGGCCTCCGGGGCGTCGAACCGCTGGATCTTCGGCATCCTCGGCGCGGGCGCCGCCGGAGCCGTCGCCATCTGGCAGCTCGGGCTGCTCGACGACTACCAGATCGCCCGCTTCGCGGCCTTCGCCAACCCGGCGCTCGACCCGGCCGGAGTCGGCTACAACACCAACCAGGCCCGCATCGCGATCGGCTCGGGCGGCCTCTCCGGCACCGGCCTCTTCCAGGGCACGCAGACCACCGGCCAGTTCGTCCCCGAGCAGCAGACCGACTTCGTCTTCACCGTCGCCGGTGAGGAACTGGGCTTCCTCGGCGCGGGACTGATCCTCGTCCTGCTCGGCGTCGTCCTGTGGCGTGCCTGCCGCATCGCCCGGGAGACCACCGAGCTGTACGGCACGATCGTCGCCGCC harbors:
- a CDS encoding DUF4233 domain-containing protein; its protein translation is MRTLCASTLIGEFFVIGFAGLVAMKSDDLTSATVWTVCGIGMLLSVLLCGMITRPGGIQLGWALQIALVVSGFVVPMMFILGLVFGGLWWASVHYGRKIDEVKARWAAQEAAQTPAG
- the mrdA gene encoding penicillin-binding protein 2 → MSNIPETGRTQRVQIRLIVIQVLVFSLLLTLGGRLWYLQIRNGQEYSDEAKNNHVQQVVQPAARGSILDARGVPLADNETRLVVSASRTELLKMDDDGQAVLTRLAEVLDMKPKDVIDKVRLCDAKTPQPCWNGSPYQPIPVTDEATTQQALQIRERAEDFPGITAEPTAVRRYAAPGKANTAQVLGYLSPVTDDEITKAQDSDSPYLRSDQVGRSGLERTYDKELRGKAGVTRYEVDNLGRVIGQAKNDKAEAGASVVTSIDARVQAVAEYELNQAMKTARKEFDTNTGTNYKADSGAVVVMEAKTGRVVSMASLPSYDPNAWVGGISGKDYAKLTGKNSNFPLLNRAIQGQAAPGSIFKVISSTAAVNAGYPFDGNYPCPSSYSIGGQTFKNFESQGYGNITIGRALEVSCDTVYYGIAHKEWQKDGGNSPKKKPNDWFYKTAHQFGLGKETGIDLPNEVSGRVPDREWKKNFAKANHDAWCKQGKKGGTYVEQIAYENCLEGDKMRAGDSVNYSIGQGDTLVTPIQMATIYAAISNGGTLYDPTVGKAIVSGDGRTVEEIEPKSHGKLPFTKKTRNEIDEALAGVATRGSAAWRFGGWPQDKIPMHAKTGTAEVYGKQTTSWFATYTKDYSIVMTISQGGTGSGASGPAVRNIYNALYGLDASGKQDLKKALLPAPQKSLPKIQTDGTIDAPKVKPYDPESQKPPGEQTLAAVLGRRD
- the mreC gene encoding rod shape-determining protein MreC, encoding MRDTRESRLLLVLLIAIAFALITVDIRGGEASPVDGARQAAATVFGPVENGVAAAVDPVGNAIGAVRASGTRHDKIAALEKQNAELKARLGSDDRNRSRVRELDKMLKKSDAGQYGIKAAEVIAIGPAQGFSWTVTIDAGSKDGLKRDMTVLNGDGLVGRVTTVGPDTATVLLANDPDFTVGTRMESTDELGFATGQGSRPLSVQFLNGKAKVKKGDRLVTFGSSKDKPFVPGVPVGEVVRVDPSGGDLTRTVYVQPYVGFTKLDIVGIVVQAPREDPRDTVLPKKPVKAAKPKPTPTVTVTISPNGDLVDTNGNVVGNIHESADPSGSPSPSGNATPNADNAVNEQR
- the rodA gene encoding rod shape-determining protein RodA codes for the protein MAGFSVQRYAPDRGAWGRLTARDSVVRRLDWPLLGSAVALSFIGSLLVYSATRGRDSLTHGDPYYFLFRHALNTGIGFALMVGTIWLGHRTLRGAVPILYGLSVLLVMAVLTPLGATVNGAHAWILLPGGFSLQPSEFTKITIILGMAMLLAERVDAGDQLHPDHRTVAKALGLAALPMAVVMGMPDLGSVMVMVVIVLGVLLASGASNRWIFGILGAGAAGAVAIWQLGLLDDYQIARFAAFANPALDPAGVGYNTNQARIAIGSGGLSGTGLFQGTQTTGQFVPEQQTDFVFTVAGEELGFLGAGLILVLLGVVLWRACRIARETTELYGTIVAAGIIAWFAFQAFENIGMTLGIMPVAGLPLPFVSYGGSSMFAVWVAIGLLQSIRVQRPMSA
- the ndk gene encoding nucleoside-diphosphate kinase, translated to MTQRTLVLLKPDAVRRGLVGEIVGRIERKAGWKITALELRTLDRATLEQHYAEHVGRPFYEPLVEFMQSGPVVALVAEGERVIEGVRALAGPTDPIAAAPGSIRGDFGTITRENLIHASDSEESAEREMKLFFPGLS
- a CDS encoding rod shape-determining protein, which translates into the protein MSFIGRDMAIDLGTANTLVYVRGRGIVLNEPSVVAINTNTGGILAVGAEAKKMIGRTPGNIVAVRPLKDGVIADFEITERMLRYFILKIHKRRYLARPRVVVCVPSGITGVERRAVIEASTQAGARQVHIIEEPMAAAIGSGLPVHEATGNMVVDIGGGTTEVAVISLGGIVTAQSIRVAGDELDNAIIQHIKKEYSLLLGERTAEQIKITIGSAFELEKDEHTEIRGRDLVSGLPKTVVISATEVRKAIEEPVNAIVDAVKTTLDKCPPELSGDVMDRGIVLTGGGALLRGLDERLRHETGMPIHIAEDPLDSVALGSGKCVEEFEALQQVLDAQPRR
- a CDS encoding bifunctional folylpolyglutamate synthase/dihydrofolate synthase, producing MSEPRPSDRHDASDSDETFAEIVDEATQRDPDLAVIEAGSRTLRAASGPPQGDEVPARPADPEVDKALRAVEQELAGRWGETKLEPSVARIAALMDVLGEPQRAYPSIHITGTNGKTSTARMIEALLGAFDLRTGRYTSPHVQSITERISLDGSPMDPERFVETYQDIKPYVEMVDAQQPYRLSFFEVLTGMAYAAFADAPVDVAVVEVGMGGSWDATNVIDSSVAVVTPISLDHTDRLGSTPGEIAVEKSGIIKQGATVILAQQPVDAAQVMLKKAVEVDATVAREGMEFGVVSREIAVGGQLLTLRGLGGEYDNIFLPLYGAHQARNAVVALCAVEAFFGIGAEQTGSLDADIIRKAFAAVISPGRLEVVRSSPTVVLDAAHNPAGALATAEGLSEAFGFSRLIGVVGASGDKDVRGLLEAFEPIFAEVVVTQNSSGRAMDADELAAVAVEVFGNDRVQVEPRLDDALEAAITLAEEEDEYAGAGVLVTGSVITVGEARLLLGRG
- the mreD gene encoding rod shape-determining protein MreD gives rise to the protein MHVNRTLLSIVLVVIALVVQVSVLARLQLPGAVPDLLLMVVLGLAFVYGHVSGALIGFGAGLLADLAPPADHAAGRYALVLCVIGYLAGLARPENGQLKSAFLPMAVVVAAAIGSTLLYAGVGALVGDTAARHVGLGSLLFTAAVYDLLLAPFTVPLIMAIARRTVNDPLTESSSGRGDVAAGWLAAGTGLRIGSQRGGLRVKAARNRAARAGRIKGVKRL